A single genomic interval of Mesoplodon densirostris isolate mMesDen1 chromosome 8, mMesDen1 primary haplotype, whole genome shotgun sequence harbors:
- the NIF3L1 gene encoding NIF3-like protein 1 isoform X3, whose protein sequence is MLSSRVRLVPTTVRRIHSPICTSSRSFMDLKAVLSSLNDFASLSFAESWDNVGLLVEPSPPHTVNTLFLTNDLTEEVMDEALQKKADLILSYHPPIFRPMKRITWKTWKERLVIRALENRVGIYSPHTAYDAAPQGVNNWLAKGLGVCTSRPIHASRAPDYPTEGTHRVEFNVTHTQDLDKVISAVKGIAGVSVTSFSARTDDEEQTRLSLNCTQQALMQVVAFLSQNKQYYQKTEILSLEKVRCPIMMF, encoded by the exons ATGTTGTCATCTCGTGTACGCCTGGTGCCCACGACAGTCCGCCGAATCCATTCCCCGATCTGCACTTCTTCCCGTTCCTTCATGGATCTAAAGGCTGTCCTTTCCTCCTTGAATGACTTTGCATCCCTCTCCTTTGCTGAGAGTTGGGACAATGTTGGATTACTGGTGGAACCAAGCCCACCACACACTGTAAACACGCTCTTCCTAACCAATGATTTGACAGAAGAAGTGATGGACGAGGCGCTGCAGAAGAAGGCAGATCTCATTCTCTCCTACCATCCGCCTATTTTCCGACCTATGAAGCGCATCACCTGGAAAACCTGGAAAGAGCGCCTGGTGATCCGGGCGCTGGAGAACAGGGTCGGCATCTACTCTCCTCACACGGCCTATGATGCTGCTCCCCAGGGAGTCAACAACTGGCTGGCTAAAGGGCTTG GAGTTTGCACCTCCAGGCCCATCCATGCTTCCAGAGCTCCTGACTACCCCACGGAGGGAACACACAGAGTAGAATTCAATGTTACCCACACCCAAGACCTGGACAAAGTCATTTCTGCAGTGAAAGGAATTGCAGGTGTATCTGTCACTTCTTTTTCTGCTAG GACTGATGATGAAGAACAAACACGGCTCAGTCTGAATTGTACTCAACAAGCTTTGATGCAGGTGGTGGCTTTTCTTTCCCAGAACAAACAATATTATCAGAAGACTGAAATTCTGTCACTGGAGAAG